AAACCCCGCGACCGAGGTGGTCGCGGGGTTTCAGCGTAAAAGCCTGGCAGTGTCCTACTTTCACATGGGATCTCCCACACTATCATCGGCCATAGCGAGTGGGAACCACCCGATCCCATCCCGAACTCGGAAGTGAAAACGCTCTGCGCCGATGATAGTGTGGGAGATCCCATGTGAAAGTAGGACACTGCCAGGCTTTTACGCTGAAACCCCGCGACCACCTCGGTCGCGGGGTTTTTTTATTCCCTCGGTTTGGCCGCCCGATCAGCACATCGAGGTAGCCTCTTCCTTCGCAAGGGCCGTGGCGCAAATTCGAAGCGACACCAGCCACGGCGGCACGGCATAATCGCGCACTTTCTTGCGATTGGTCTTTGCCTCGCTGATGGCGCCAACCTGGCCCCTGACGGTGTCTTACGCTTGCTCCGCGCTCCACTACGTTCTGCGGTTGCCCAACCGAAAAGTCATCGACACCCGGTTCGCACCGCTACGAACTAGTAACTCATTGGAGTAGCTCGCTCAGCATGAACTTGTCGTTCGCGAAGGACGTTCTGAAGTTGACCAGCGGAACCGGGTTGGCGCAGTTGCTCATGATCGGTGTGCTGCCGATTCTGACGCGCCTGTATTCGCCTTCCGACTTCGGCGCGCTTTCGTTGTTTGTCGCCATCAGCTCGGTGTTCAGTGTCATCGCGACCTTGAAGTTCGACGCCGCGATCATGCTACCGGCGTCTGAGCGACACGCAGCTGACCTGGTATGGCTGGTCATTATCGTGGCTGCGAGCACATCGGGGTTGCTCCTGCTGGTGGCGCTAGTCGCGCGCGAGCCGATCGCTGTCGCCCTCGGATATCCGGGCATAGAGAATTGGTTGCTGGTGGTGCCACTGGGGGTATTCCTGACCGGCACCTTTCACGGTCTGATCTACTGGGCGATGCGACGGGAACGATTTGCCGACGTGGGCAAGAGCGTCGTGTTGAAGGCGGCGTCGAACGTCGGTACGGCCACCACGATGGGCGCGGTCAAAATGCCCGGCCTACCCGGCACCGGCTTGATCGTGGGCCAAATTATGGGCTACTTGGTCTCAGTGTTGGCGATCGGCTGGGGTGTGGCTCGTCAGGATAGGGCCCTGATCAAGCGGCCCCAACCAAAGCGGCTAATCGTCTTGGCGCGGAAGTACTTCCGATTGGGGGGCACGCTTACCGTCAGCCATGCTGCCGCTGCTTGGTACATCAAGATTCCGCTCTTCATTATCGGCGCGCTGTCCAATGCCGCCGCTATCGGCTTCTTCGGGCTTGCGGATCGCGTCACTCAGGCGCCCATGAGTCTGATTTCGAAAGCGGTTGGTGACGTTTACCGGCAACGCGCCACGGTGCAGTACCGCGAGTCGAGTCGCTTCGACGACCTCATGCGCCAGACCTTGCTGCGGACAGTGCTGATCGGCGCGCCGATCTACCTGTTGGGGGTGTTTCTGGCCCCTACGGTGTTCGGGCTGCTCTTCGGTGCCGATTGGATCGAGGCTGGCCAGTACGCCAGCGTCATGCTGGTGGGGGGATTCTTCGCCTTT
Above is a window of Pseudomonadota bacterium DNA encoding:
- a CDS encoding oligosaccharide flippase family protein, with the translated sequence MNLSFAKDVLKLTSGTGLAQLLMIGVLPILTRLYSPSDFGALSLFVAISSVFSVIATLKFDAAIMLPASERHAADLVWLVIIVAASTSGLLLLVALVAREPIAVALGYPGIENWLLVVPLGVFLTGTFHGLIYWAMRRERFADVGKSVVLKAASNVGTATTMGAVKMPGLPGTGLIVGQIMGYLVSVLAIGWGVARQDRALIKRPQPKRLIVLARKYFRLGGTLTVSHAAAAWYIKIPLFIIGALSNAAAIGFFGLADRVTQAPMSLISKAVGDVYRQRATVQYRESSRFDDLMRQTLLRTVLIGAPIYLLGVFLAPTVFGLLFGADWIEAGQYASVMLVGGFFAFIATPVDKAPIIRHDYRYIFVWHMTFLASHVLIGGITLWFGLEVLTYLWLAAALRGVMHTFDIAYGYRLAKGKPMIGGAATT